The following proteins come from a genomic window of Finegoldia magna ATCC 29328:
- the mobB gene encoding molybdopterin-guanine dinucleotide biosynthesis protein B: MRVSVGILAGGKSERMGQDKFDLNFYGHTFIEELIDRFKDYEVIVSSNTADYYPIKTVKDTYVDAGPLSGILEILKNSTNEYVFVTSCDMINVKPDLVDFAASIASFSDEAVIFETDERCYPTCGIFSKKIIPVIEGMLQIGDYRVMNLVKKIDAKFVNLKYTIFEDEFVNINYPEDLKQNATPLICICGKKNSGKTTFIKKLVGELKNRNKTCSVIKHDGHDFELDFKDTDTFFYKEYGACQTLIFNDKYFKLDGRSKNIYELIQLLDDVDLIIIEGMKDSDFIKYECTLTDDLVCSDVNKYAVISDRKFSGYDNFDINNPSEFADYIIRKFKI, encoded by the coding sequence ATGAGAGTTTCTGTAGGAATATTGGCCGGTGGAAAAAGTGAGAGAATGGGTCAAGACAAATTCGATTTGAACTTTTATGGGCACACTTTTATCGAAGAATTGATTGATAGATTCAAAGACTATGAGGTAATTGTTTCATCTAATACGGCTGATTATTATCCAATAAAAACTGTGAAGGATACTTATGTTGACGCGGGACCTTTGAGTGGAATTTTGGAGATTTTAAAAAATTCTACAAATGAATATGTATTTGTAACTTCTTGCGATATGATTAATGTGAAACCAGATTTGGTGGATTTTGCAGCATCTATCGCAAGTTTTTCAGATGAAGCAGTAATTTTTGAAACAGACGAGAGATGTTATCCAACTTGTGGGATTTTTTCGAAAAAAATTATTCCTGTTATAGAAGGAATGCTACAAATTGGAGATTATCGCGTAATGAATTTGGTTAAGAAAATCGATGCGAAATTTGTAAATTTAAAATACACGATTTTTGAAGACGAATTTGTAAATATTAATTATCCAGAAGATTTGAAACAAAATGCAACACCTTTGATTTGTATTTGTGGAAAGAAAAATAGTGGCAAGACTACTTTTATTAAAAAGCTTGTTGGAGAGTTGAAAAACAGAAACAAAACTTGTTCTGTAATTAAACACGACGGTCACGATTTTGAGCTAGATTTCAAAGATACGGACACTTTTTTCTACAAGGAGTACGGAGCTTGTCAGACCTTGATTTTTAACGATAAATACTTTAAATTAGATGGTAGGAGTAAAAATATTTATGAATTGATACAATTATTGGACGATGTTGATTTGATAATTATTGAAGGGATGAAAGATTCCGATTTCATAAAATACGAATGTACTCTTACGGATGATTTAGTGTGTAGCGATGTGAACAAATACGCAGTTATCAGCGACAGGAAATTTTCGGGATACGATAATTTCGATATCAATAATCCATCAGAATTTGCAGACTACATTATTCGAAAATTTAAAATTTAG
- a CDS encoding HAD family hydrolase: protein MKRVFVFDLDGTLIDSIEMINNCFNHTTQKFGLKPVEKDKFNYFLGDGPKILVEKSLNYLIQRDSLDEAKIHSQFNEIYDSYIEYYNGYDDKKTQLYPHIRESLDKLKEMGALVCVCTNKTLPAAEKILNNLFPQGYFDYVSALEDETKRKPNPYLLDKIVEDLNIKKEEIVYFGDTDTDIETCKNAKVTSVGVEWGFREREELVESGADFVISDQRRIVDFYGELPKNIG from the coding sequence ATGAAGAGAGTTTTTGTATTTGATTTGGATGGAACGTTGATAGATTCGATAGAAATGATTAATAATTGTTTCAATCACACTACACAAAAATTTGGACTCAAACCTGTAGAAAAGGACAAATTCAATTATTTTCTTGGAGATGGACCGAAAATTTTGGTGGAAAAATCTTTGAATTATTTGATACAACGAGATAGTTTGGATGAAGCAAAAATTCATTCACAATTTAATGAAATTTACGATAGCTACATTGAATATTACAATGGATATGACGACAAGAAAACACAATTGTATCCACATATAAGAGAAAGCTTGGATAAGTTAAAAGAAATGGGTGCACTTGTTTGCGTGTGCACGAACAAAACTCTTCCTGCAGCAGAAAAAATTTTGAATAATTTATTTCCACAAGGCTATTTTGATTATGTATCTGCATTGGAAGATGAAACTAAAAGAAAGCCAAATCCGTATTTGCTCGATAAAATAGTAGAAGATTTGAATATTAAAAAAGAAGAGATAGTATATTTTGGAGATACTGACACAGACATTGAGACGTGCAAAAATGCGAAAGTAACAAGCGTTGGTGTTGAGTGGGGTTTTAGAGAAAGAGAAGAACTCGTAGAATCGGGAGCGGATTTTGTGATTTCCGATCAAAGAAGGATAGTTGATTTTTATGGAGAATTACCAAAAAATATTGGATAA
- a CDS encoding epoxyqueuosine reductase QueH, with product MENYQKILDKTIENLNGGETLLLHSCCGPCSSYVLEYLSQYFKITILFYNPNISPQSEFDKRVVEQKKVIENTKAKYPIDIIVDKYDPDEFYKRVEPYKDLGEKSRRCYECYDLRIDRTFDIADEMGFDFITTTLSVSPHKNSQWINEIGEKLEQTHKTKFLHSDFKKKNGYKRSIELSKEFDLYRQDYCGCVYSKKEAEQRHNND from the coding sequence ATGGAGAATTACCAAAAAATATTGGATAAAACAATTGAAAATCTTAATGGTGGAGAAACACTTCTTCTTCACAGTTGTTGTGGACCTTGCTCAAGTTATGTTTTGGAATATTTGTCTCAGTATTTTAAGATAACAATTTTGTTTTACAATCCAAATATTTCTCCGCAATCTGAGTTCGACAAGAGAGTTGTGGAGCAAAAAAAAGTAATCGAAAATACAAAAGCAAAATATCCGATAGATATAATTGTTGACAAGTACGATCCAGATGAATTTTATAAAAGAGTAGAGCCATACAAGGATCTTGGCGAGAAATCAAGGCGCTGCTACGAGTGTTACGATTTGAGAATCGACAGAACATTCGACATTGCAGATGAGATGGGTTTTGATTTTATAACGACGACTTTATCAGTTAGTCCTCACAAAAACAGTCAATGGATTAATGAAATTGGAGAAAAATTGGAACAAACTCACAAAACCAAATTCTTACATTCCGATTTCAAAAAGAAAAATGGGTACAAGAGATCAATCGAATTATCGAAGGAATTTGATTTGTATAGGCAAGATTATTGCGGATGTGTTTACAGCAAAAAAGAAGCGGAACAACGACATAATAATGATTGA
- a CDS encoding formate/nitrite transporter family protein — MKKLADFLYAIMAGAFIAMGGVVFLSLNNKIVGAFMFSLGLFAVCTLKYNLFTGKVGYLFNNDVKTYLPWCLMVWVGNLVGSIIVAELVRLTRVAPGIIEKSTKLVQVKADDSLISLFVLGIFCNIMVVHAVDQYLNNPHEIGKYLGIIMSIMVFILCGFEHCIADMFYIQMARMWNSQTIIALIVITLGNVLGGILIPTMRNINTKLKSE, encoded by the coding sequence ATGAAAAAATTAGCGGATTTTTTGTATGCCATTATGGCAGGAGCTTTTATTGCTATGGGTGGAGTCGTATTTTTGAGCCTAAACAATAAAATTGTCGGAGCATTTATGTTCAGCTTGGGTCTTTTTGCAGTGTGTACTTTGAAGTACAACTTGTTTACAGGAAAAGTTGGATATTTGTTCAATAATGATGTGAAAACTTATTTGCCATGGTGTTTGATGGTGTGGGTTGGAAACTTAGTTGGTAGTATTATTGTAGCGGAATTGGTTCGTCTTACAAGAGTTGCTCCTGGAATTATCGAAAAATCCACAAAATTAGTTCAAGTAAAAGCAGATGATAGCTTAATTAGCTTGTTTGTTTTGGGAATTTTCTGCAACATTATGGTTGTTCACGCAGTGGATCAATACTTAAACAATCCTCACGAAATTGGAAAATATTTGGGAATTATAATGAGTATTATGGTATTTATTCTATGCGGATTTGAACACTGTATTGCAGATATGTTTTATATTCAAATGGCAAGAATGTGGAATTCACAAACAATTATTGCACTTATAGTTATTACTTTGGGTAATGTTTTGGGTGGAATTTTGATTCCAACAATGAGAAATATCAACACAAAATTAAAAAGCGAATAA
- the fdhD gene encoding formate dehydrogenase accessory sulfurtransferase FdhD, whose translation MNFEKRVMVKKYNDGVIEEVEDVILREFLLDININSKPIVKLLCIEKDLQELVTGYLITENIVRPEDIQNIDIHIDGNICNVKLKDIDNTPSHVTTESGDYKNVPYNFTNRDEKVIPIDWEEETLLKISNFNLSGSKLFKETGNVHSVVLAKDEEIICQCDDIGRYNAFDKAVGTAVLNGEKLSDLIAFTSGRIPSSIVQKCINSGISVIVSRSAPTDVSLELAEKYNLSVIGFCKQSRLNIYRDFRKKDL comes from the coding sequence ATGAATTTTGAAAAACGTGTAATGGTTAAGAAATATAACGATGGAGTTATAGAAGAAGTAGAAGATGTTATTTTAAGAGAATTTTTGTTGGATATTAATATTAATTCCAAACCTATCGTAAAACTTTTGTGTATTGAAAAGGATTTACAAGAACTTGTTACAGGATATCTTATAACAGAAAATATTGTAAGGCCAGAAGATATACAAAACATAGATATACATATTGATGGAAATATTTGTAATGTCAAGTTGAAAGATATCGATAACACTCCAAGTCATGTGACTACTGAAAGTGGAGATTACAAAAATGTTCCTTATAATTTTACAAATAGAGATGAAAAAGTAATTCCGATTGATTGGGAGGAAGAAACACTTTTGAAGATTTCTAATTTTAATTTGTCGGGGTCGAAATTATTCAAAGAAACTGGCAATGTGCATTCTGTTGTTTTGGCAAAAGACGAAGAGATAATTTGCCAATGTGACGATATTGGAAGATACAACGCTTTTGACAAGGCTGTGGGTACGGCTGTGTTAAATGGCGAAAAATTATCTGATTTAATCGCATTTACCTCGGGAAGAATTCCTTCATCAATTGTTCAAAAATGTATCAATTCAGGAATTTCTGTTATAGTTTCCAGAAGCGCACCAACGGATGTTTCATTGGAATTAGCTGAAAAATACAATTTGTCTGTAATCGGCTTTTGCAAACAAAGTCGTTTAAATATTTATAGAGATTTTAGAAAGAAGGATTTGTAA
- a CDS encoding NAD-dependent protein deacylase: MNDVERLKQIVEQSDKIVFFGGAGVSTASGIPDFRSATGLYNKKNDSDFSPEYMLSHEFFVTHPDLFQDYVLENLIIDGVKPNNAHLSLRKLEKANKLLGVITQNIDSLDTMAGTKNIAEIHGNLRDYYCVNCGAKYDLDYYKQNRPCKCEKCGGVVRPDVTLYGEVPPQSEFAKAINWINKADTMIVAGSSLVVYPASGLINYFRGDNLILINLDRTSYDNMANIVIHDDIAKTLEYVTRDIDER, encoded by the coding sequence ATGAATGATGTTGAAAGATTAAAACAAATTGTAGAACAAAGTGACAAAATCGTGTTTTTCGGTGGGGCAGGAGTGTCCACTGCATCTGGAATTCCAGATTTTAGATCTGCAACTGGACTTTACAACAAGAAAAACGACAGCGATTTTTCGCCGGAATATATGTTGAGCCATGAATTTTTTGTGACACATCCAGATTTGTTTCAAGATTATGTTTTGGAAAATTTGATTATCGATGGAGTAAAGCCGAATAATGCACATCTTTCTTTGAGGAAATTAGAAAAAGCAAACAAATTACTCGGCGTTATCACACAAAACATCGACAGCCTGGATACGATGGCTGGTACGAAAAATATCGCAGAAATTCACGGGAATTTGAGAGATTATTACTGTGTAAATTGCGGTGCAAAATACGATTTGGACTATTACAAACAAAACAGACCTTGCAAATGTGAAAAATGTGGCGGCGTTGTGCGTCCGGATGTCACATTGTATGGAGAAGTTCCACCACAAAGTGAATTTGCAAAAGCAATAAATTGGATTAACAAGGCAGACACGATGATTGTAGCTGGAAGTTCGCTTGTTGTGTATCCTGCAAGTGGTCTTATCAATTATTTTCGAGGAGATAATTTGATACTAATTAATCTAGATCGTACAAGCTACGATAATATGGCAAATATCGTGATTCATGACGATATTGCAAAAACTTTAGAATATGTGACGAGGGATATTGATGAAAGATAA
- a CDS encoding 8-oxo-dGTP diphosphatase yields the protein MENILCNMIKINRGNDVLVLDKVKKYGWEGLTFPGGHVEKMESITDSVIREAKEETNLDVENIRYIGMISWYDMDNNDRIVGFLYETDDFSGELVKENIEGTLEFIDYEELKNMDGHSDSMDEIFAIYDGKYSEIVLYYEDNKCVKKECYK from the coding sequence ATGGAAAATATTTTGTGCAATATGATCAAAATAAATCGTGGAAATGATGTTTTGGTTTTAGATAAAGTTAAAAAATACGGCTGGGAAGGATTGACTTTTCCAGGAGGCCATGTCGAAAAAATGGAATCAATAACAGATTCTGTTATCAGAGAAGCGAAGGAAGAAACTAATCTGGATGTTGAAAATATTAGATATATTGGAATGATTAGTTGGTATGACATGGACAACAACGACAGAATTGTAGGGTTTTTGTACGAGACCGATGATTTTTCTGGAGAATTGGTAAAAGAAAATATCGAAGGTACGTTGGAATTTATAGATTACGAAGAACTAAAAAACATGGATGGTCATAGCGATTCTATGGATGAAATTTTCGCTATTTACGATGGAAAATATTCTGAAATTGTGCTTTATTATGAAGATAATAAATGCGTAAAAAAGGAGTGTTATAAATAG
- a CDS encoding DMT family transporter, protein MRKARGMMFAIISALIFGFTPIMVRETLSNGSNVIMTSFLRGFFVIPFLAISLKSRNISLKVTKQELKKLILMCSIGGCITMTMLYASYQYISVGLATSIHFIFPTIVTVYSVMFLNEKMTKYKFVSLIASIIGVILLANNVGGSNNFPLGMFLAVASGCTYSFYLIYMDVSGLKNMDSVKVTFYNCTINSTMLFIFGLITGDFTLSLSRYAWIIAFVISILVSVFGTLFIQLSIVNAGVSTYTIFSTLEPITSVILGIILFNETTDPRRLLGCFMIFLSVMILAVSMRFQERKAREAINNE, encoded by the coding sequence GTGAGAAAAGCTAGGGGAATGATGTTTGCCATAATCTCGGCGTTGATTTTCGGGTTTACTCCGATTATGGTCAGAGAAACTTTGAGCAATGGAAGTAACGTAATTATGACTTCTTTTTTGAGAGGATTTTTCGTAATTCCTTTTTTGGCGATTTCATTGAAAAGCAGAAATATCAGCCTCAAAGTTACAAAACAAGAACTAAAAAAACTAATTTTAATGTGTAGCATTGGTGGTTGTATCACTATGACAATGCTCTACGCATCGTACCAATACATTTCCGTTGGGCTTGCAACTTCAATCCATTTTATTTTTCCGACAATTGTAACAGTGTATTCAGTTATGTTTTTGAATGAAAAAATGACGAAATACAAATTCGTCTCACTTATTGCATCGATTATTGGAGTAATTTTGCTCGCAAATAATGTAGGCGGAAGCAATAATTTTCCATTGGGAATGTTCTTGGCAGTGGCATCTGGTTGTACTTATTCTTTTTATTTGATTTACATGGATGTATCTGGACTTAAAAACATGGACAGCGTCAAGGTCACATTTTATAATTGTACGATTAACTCGACGATGCTTTTTATATTTGGACTTATTACTGGAGATTTTACATTGTCTTTATCAAGATATGCGTGGATTATTGCATTTGTGATTTCGATATTGGTGTCCGTATTTGGTACGCTTTTCATCCAACTTTCGATTGTGAATGCAGGTGTCAGTACGTACACGATTTTTTCGACATTGGAACCAATTACATCAGTAATATTAGGAATTATTTTATTTAACGAAACTACAGACCCAAGAAGATTGCTGGGCTGTTTCATGATATTTTTATCGGTGATGATATTGGCGGTTTCAATGAGATTTCAAGAAAGAAAAGCAAGGGAAGCGATAAATAATGAATGA
- a CDS encoding molybdopterin molybdotransferase MoeA — protein MLLQVEKAKEILKENIKKASEIEEIDIDDAYNRVLAEDVLAKFNNPPYPKSAMDGYAVSSKDSDKLSKKKIIGTNFAGDCNDFDYEENTCVRIMTGAFVPKGYDAIVKQEDCEVVDGFIEIKKPYEPFDYYIKEGEDVSEGDLLIPKNTRISSVHLSILASNGYAKVKVYRKLKVALLSTGSELLYPGDDYKPGKIYSSTTFTLKSILKNSGVEVVEQKNCMDDEQSIIREVKNLTQKSDVVITTGGVSVGDKDLMESCMKQIGEVLFHRIAMKPGTPVMASKVGDTIVLSCSGSPFAAFCNFEVLFWDLYNKYYGLNVKQFEEGKVVEGSMKPSKLQRYVRCFVKDSEITIFDKHKNSMLQDLTNCNALLLQKQNESLDVNSSVDYIYLGEI, from the coding sequence ATGTTATTACAAGTAGAAAAAGCGAAGGAAATACTTAAAGAAAATATAAAAAAAGCATCTGAAATTGAAGAAATTGATATTGATGATGCTTATAACAGAGTTTTGGCGGAGGATGTGCTGGCGAAGTTCAACAATCCTCCTTATCCCAAAAGTGCAATGGATGGATACGCTGTAAGTAGCAAAGATTCTGACAAATTATCGAAAAAGAAAATTATCGGGACGAATTTTGCTGGAGATTGCAATGATTTTGATTACGAAGAAAATACTTGCGTGAGAATTATGACAGGTGCATTTGTACCAAAAGGCTACGATGCAATTGTAAAACAAGAAGACTGCGAAGTAGTGGATGGTTTTATTGAAATCAAAAAACCTTACGAGCCTTTTGATTATTACATCAAAGAAGGCGAAGATGTGTCTGAAGGGGATTTGTTAATTCCTAAAAACACGAGGATTTCTTCGGTTCACTTGTCGATTTTGGCATCAAATGGATATGCAAAAGTTAAGGTTTACAGAAAATTAAAGGTAGCGCTATTATCGACAGGATCTGAATTGTTGTATCCTGGGGATGATTATAAACCAGGAAAAATCTACAGCTCAACAACTTTTACATTAAAATCTATTTTAAAAAATTCAGGAGTAGAAGTTGTCGAACAAAAAAACTGCATGGATGATGAACAATCAATCATACGTGAAGTAAAAAATCTGACACAAAAATCAGATGTTGTGATAACAACTGGTGGAGTAAGTGTTGGGGACAAAGATTTAATGGAATCATGTATGAAACAAATTGGAGAAGTTTTGTTTCACAGAATTGCCATGAAACCAGGAACACCTGTGATGGCATCAAAAGTAGGTGACACAATTGTGTTGTCTTGTTCGGGAAGTCCGTTTGCGGCTTTTTGTAATTTCGAAGTTTTATTTTGGGATTTGTACAATAAATATTATGGATTAAATGTAAAACAATTTGAAGAAGGAAAAGTTGTAGAAGGATCGATGAAACCATCGAAGCTTCAACGATACGTCAGATGTTTTGTAAAAGATTCCGAGATTACGATTTTTGATAAACACAAGAATTCTATGCTACAAGATTTGACTAATTGCAATGCGCTTTTGCTTCAAAAACAAAACGAAAGCTTGGATGTGAATTCAAGCGTAGATTATATTTATTTGGGTGAAATATGA
- a CDS encoding DegV family protein encodes MIKIISDSACDLKKAYTEQNNIGIVPFNIIINEDTSLKDKIDIQSEELLEMMKNDSHFFAKTSQPSPDDYKIEFEKAAKQGCDIICFTITSELSGSYQSAEIAKKIIQEEYDVDIRVIDSLSASLGQAILINKAIEMVHQDKSLDEIEDYINKIKLTSKVFLLVDTLKYLEKGGRISKSKRLIGSALSLKPILKLENGKLDIVDKVIGKKRAIKNMMRLLNSEKNKSDKSHEFFVVHADSEKESSEIYDELKTENNIPFDIEVLSPVLVCHSGYGSVAIGIISTEV; translated from the coding sequence ATGATAAAAATTATATCAGATTCAGCTTGCGATTTGAAAAAAGCCTATACGGAACAAAATAACATAGGAATTGTTCCATTTAACATAATAATAAACGAAGATACATCACTTAAAGATAAAATTGATATACAATCAGAAGAGTTGTTGGAAATGATGAAGAACGATTCACATTTTTTTGCAAAAACTTCTCAACCAAGTCCTGACGACTACAAAATTGAATTTGAAAAAGCTGCGAAACAAGGATGTGACATAATATGTTTCACAATAACATCCGAGTTGAGTGGCTCGTACCAATCAGCAGAGATTGCCAAGAAAATTATTCAAGAAGAATATGATGTCGACATAAGAGTTATCGATAGCTTATCGGCTTCTCTCGGTCAGGCAATTTTGATTAACAAGGCAATTGAAATGGTTCATCAAGATAAATCCCTGGATGAAATAGAAGATTATATAAACAAAATAAAATTGACTTCAAAAGTTTTCTTGTTAGTGGACACTTTAAAATATCTTGAAAAAGGTGGAAGAATTAGTAAATCCAAGAGATTAATTGGAAGTGCTTTAAGTCTAAAACCTATATTGAAATTGGAAAATGGTAAACTAGACATAGTAGATAAAGTTATCGGCAAGAAAAGAGCAATTAAAAATATGATGAGGCTCTTAAATTCAGAAAAAAACAAATCAGACAAATCCCATGAGTTTTTTGTAGTACATGCAGATTCTGAAAAAGAATCCAGTGAAATTTACGACGAACTAAAAACCGAAAATAATATACCTTTTGATATCGAAGTATTATCTCCGGTATTAGTTTGCCATTCAGGATATGGCAGCGTTGCTATCGGAATAATCAGCACTGAAGTTTAA